A single window of Granulicella cerasi DNA harbors:
- a CDS encoding DoxX family protein yields the protein MYIAAGIAHFAFTRRYEAIMPEYLPAHRELVLASGAAEIACGVGILMTATQSAAAWGTVALLIAVFPANLWMAQHPDRFAPVPVWALYARLPLQFLLMAWALRYRRQDAV from the coding sequence ATGTACATCGCTGCAGGTATCGCACACTTCGCGTTCACCCGCCGCTATGAGGCGATCATGCCGGAGTATCTTCCAGCGCATCGAGAGCTGGTGCTCGCCAGTGGAGCCGCTGAAATTGCCTGCGGCGTCGGCATTTTGATGACCGCGACACAGTCCGCTGCAGCATGGGGAACCGTCGCGTTGCTGATCGCAGTTTTTCCCGCAAATCTCTGGATGGCGCAGCATCCTGACCGCTTCGCTCCCGTGCCCGTGTGGGCGCTCTACGCGCGCCTCCCATTGCAGTTCCTCCTGATGGCGTGGGCGCTCCGCTATCGTCGGCAAGACGCTGTGTGA
- a CDS encoding undecaprenyl-diphosphate phosphatase: MSLLKVLILAIVQGLAELLPVSSSAHVVVAEKLLHLDPSSPEMTLVLVMLHTGTMFAVIVYFLNQWRRAYFATGDAFARFAIRAGWATVLTGAIGYPIIKVIEKTAFKGMPKAEIELLFGRLDLVGIALFAAGVLILLSGLRERGEQKDRTLAYERAATRSGDNVTFAQAGWMGAVQGLCMPFRGFSRSGATISAGMMVGAQRERAERFSFALAVIITPLVIGRELLRLLKASHEATAAGAPIDLHSSLVFALIGMVASFFAGLAGLKWLSAWLEEGRWWLFGIYCILASAVVLYLHFGPMHL; the protein is encoded by the coding sequence ATGTCTTTGCTCAAAGTTCTGATTCTGGCGATCGTCCAGGGCCTTGCTGAGTTGCTCCCCGTCTCGAGCTCCGCACACGTTGTCGTCGCAGAGAAGCTGCTGCACCTCGACCCCAGCTCGCCCGAGATGACGCTCGTGCTCGTGATGCTGCACACCGGCACGATGTTTGCGGTCATCGTCTACTTCCTGAACCAGTGGCGTCGTGCGTACTTCGCGACCGGCGACGCGTTCGCCCGCTTTGCGATCCGCGCAGGCTGGGCCACCGTGCTGACCGGCGCCATCGGTTACCCCATCATCAAGGTCATCGAGAAGACGGCCTTCAAAGGCATGCCCAAAGCCGAAATCGAATTGCTCTTTGGCCGCCTTGATCTCGTGGGCATCGCACTGTTCGCGGCTGGTGTGCTGATCCTGCTCTCCGGCCTGCGTGAGCGCGGCGAACAGAAGGACAGGACGCTTGCTTATGAGCGCGCAGCGACACGCTCGGGCGACAACGTCACCTTCGCGCAGGCTGGATGGATGGGCGCCGTGCAAGGCCTGTGCATGCCCTTCCGCGGCTTCTCGCGCTCCGGCGCGACGATCTCCGCGGGCATGATGGTGGGTGCACAGCGCGAGCGCGCCGAACGCTTCTCCTTTGCGTTGGCTGTCATCATCACCCCACTTGTCATTGGTCGCGAGCTGCTGCGTTTGCTGAAGGCTTCTCATGAAGCCACCGCCGCCGGTGCGCCGATCGATCTGCACTCGAGCCTCGTCTTCGCGCTTATCGGTATGGTCGCGAGCTTCTTCGCAGGCCTGGCTGGTTTGAAGTGGCTCAGCGCATGGCTCGAAGAAGGCCGCTGGTGGCTCTTCGGCATCTACTGCATTCTGGCGAGCGCGGTCGTGCTCTACCTGCACTTCGGTCCGATGCATCTCTAA
- a CDS encoding outer membrane protein assembly factor BamD: protein MKTTVAIALLLCSTAMFAQKKKQDLAGYDLAARATVLHTANVYVTADGGTSPMTQVTPGHEVVVVARNGAWVNVFANTDSADKADPDAAPEIEDPGVHPDPSTGWIRDKGIVSPGTPNGDNILYGAALEFEAQAMLPHPPKGAAAAAHWLYQRVADYFPRSPLAAEAAYRSADIRWQLDKTDISTLPSAHEQEAYLRPQLFEGDLKRVMKQYPNSPQAAKAAFDLIDNKLCGDWQGLPKCPEMEAGLYIKYANQFPLGPKTAEALYNAAYRQGVLVTMYTVDEQTRRAEQAKHDCQEIADQLSKAFPQSEYAARAQSLAFRVAQNIPIYGSDRD, encoded by the coding sequence ATGAAGACCACCGTCGCGATTGCCCTGCTGCTTTGCTCCACGGCCATGTTCGCCCAGAAGAAGAAGCAGGACCTCGCCGGTTATGATCTTGCCGCGCGTGCGACGGTGCTGCATACCGCGAACGTCTACGTGACCGCCGATGGCGGGACTTCGCCGATGACGCAGGTGACGCCCGGGCACGAAGTGGTGGTCGTGGCGCGCAACGGCGCGTGGGTGAACGTCTTTGCAAACACGGACAGCGCCGACAAGGCCGATCCCGACGCAGCGCCGGAGATCGAAGACCCCGGCGTACATCCCGATCCTTCAACGGGCTGGATTCGCGACAAAGGCATCGTCAGCCCGGGCACGCCGAACGGGGACAACATCCTTTACGGCGCGGCGCTGGAGTTTGAGGCGCAGGCGATGCTGCCGCATCCGCCGAAGGGTGCTGCCGCGGCAGCGCACTGGCTCTACCAGCGCGTGGCCGACTACTTCCCGCGGTCACCGCTGGCAGCCGAGGCGGCGTATCGCTCCGCAGATATTCGCTGGCAGCTCGACAAGACGGACATCAGCACGCTGCCCAGCGCGCATGAGCAGGAAGCGTACCTGCGGCCACAGTTGTTCGAAGGCGACCTGAAGCGCGTGATGAAGCAGTATCCCAACTCGCCGCAGGCAGCGAAGGCGGCGTTTGACCTGATCGACAACAAGCTGTGCGGCGACTGGCAGGGCCTGCCGAAGTGCCCGGAGATGGAGGCCGGCCTGTACATCAAGTACGCCAACCAGTTCCCGCTCGGGCCAAAGACCGCCGAGGCGCTCTACAACGCGGCCTACCGGCAGGGCGTGCTTGTGACGATGTACACCGTTGACGAGCAGACCAGGCGCGCCGAGCAGGCCAAGCACGACTGCCAGGAGATCGCCGACCAGCTCTCGAAGGCGTTTCCGCAGTCGGAGTACGCGGCGCGCGCGCAGAGTCTCGCCTTCCGCGTCGCGCAGAACATTCCCATCTACGGTAGCGACCGCGACTAA
- a CDS encoding threonine ammonia-lyase, with product MSFVTLQEIEGAQRRIHGVAVETPLVRFNERIWLKDESKQPIGSFKLRGAYNMIAQLTPEQLRRGVITYSSGNHAQGVAYAARALGSKAVIVMPDNAPQVKVEATRALGAEVVFVGTASAARKLKAEELSAEHGYTVVPPYDDERIIAGQATCGVEIVNALTAEEAAKTLLLSPVSGGGLLSGVSTGVKLASEARGWTAPQVWGCEPELAGDAAESFRTKSLVEWPAEKTTRTLADGLRTQSLGAKNFEHILRFTDGIVTITEEELREALRLLLTTTDIVAEPSGAVTLAAALFHTEELPPAERLIAIVSGGNIDPKLRAEMTA from the coding sequence GTGAGTTTCGTCACACTGCAGGAGATCGAAGGCGCGCAGAGGCGCATCCACGGAGTCGCGGTGGAAACGCCTCTCGTACGCTTCAATGAGCGCATCTGGCTGAAGGATGAATCCAAGCAGCCGATCGGCAGCTTCAAGCTGCGCGGCGCGTACAACATGATCGCGCAGCTCACGCCTGAGCAGTTGCGGCGCGGCGTCATCACGTACTCCAGCGGCAACCACGCGCAGGGCGTTGCGTATGCGGCGCGTGCGTTGGGTTCGAAAGCCGTGATCGTGATGCCAGACAATGCACCGCAGGTGAAGGTGGAGGCTACGCGCGCGCTGGGCGCGGAGGTGGTCTTTGTCGGCACGGCGAGCGCGGCACGCAAGCTCAAAGCGGAAGAGCTGTCTGCCGAACACGGCTACACGGTCGTTCCTCCGTATGATGACGAGCGCATCATCGCAGGGCAAGCTACGTGCGGCGTGGAGATCGTGAACGCTTTGACCGCTGAAGAAGCGGCGAAGACATTGTTGCTCTCGCCGGTGTCCGGCGGCGGACTGCTCTCGGGAGTTTCTACCGGGGTGAAGCTGGCCAGCGAAGCACGCGGATGGACAGCGCCACAGGTGTGGGGTTGCGAGCCGGAGCTTGCGGGCGATGCCGCCGAGAGCTTTCGCACGAAGTCGCTGGTCGAATGGCCCGCCGAGAAAACGACGCGCACGCTTGCCGACGGGCTGCGCACGCAGTCGCTGGGCGCTAAGAACTTCGAGCACATTTTGCGCTTCACCGACGGCATCGTCACGATCACGGAAGAGGAACTGCGCGAGGCTCTGCGATTGCTCTTGACGACGACCGACATTGTGGCCGAGCCTTCAGGTGCGGTAACGTTGGCCGCTGCGCTCTTCCACACGGAGGAGCTGCCGCCCGCCGAGCGTCTCATCGCAATCGTCAGCGGGGGCAACATCGACCCGAAGCTGCGCGCGGAGATGACAGCGTAA
- a CDS encoding dienelactone hydrolase family protein, translated as MREHASELGGVQRIADDIHRKQERKQRSKTQRRLIAAVMLLVALVCFGIAVWPTTRAHLQAIAVLDLVGNQPVPPLVQRVVSTKVITREVTINTPNGPVAARMYEPVGKPDAPAFLVLHGVHHLGMNEPRLVAFASAIASCGLRVLTPELPDIKDYHVGANSIETIGETAKWLSQQSGGRPVSVMGLSFSGGLSLLAAADPAYRPSIKFVVAVGSQDAMSRVASYYRTGEDTMPDGKTELLPPHEYGALVLEYEHVEDFVPAQDHEAMRRLLRAHLYEDHDAENAALAQMSDAQRAEAKQLLDTTSPDTRRMLTQAELKHVLEMAGVSPDGHLKTLMTPVYLLHGEGDNIIPAAETQWMASELPSESLRAVLISPVLSHLDLDGHAPSAGDRLRLVHFFGMILADAEEE; from the coding sequence ATGCGCGAACACGCAAGCGAGCTTGGCGGCGTACAACGCATCGCCGACGACATTCACCGCAAACAAGAGAGGAAGCAACGCAGCAAAACGCAGCGCCGGCTCATCGCGGCGGTGATGTTGCTCGTCGCGCTGGTGTGCTTTGGCATCGCGGTGTGGCCCACGACGCGTGCGCACTTGCAGGCCATTGCGGTGCTCGACCTGGTGGGCAACCAACCTGTGCCGCCGCTCGTACAACGCGTGGTGAGCACGAAGGTGATAACGCGCGAGGTGACGATCAACACACCGAATGGCCCTGTTGCCGCGCGGATGTATGAGCCCGTCGGGAAGCCCGACGCGCCGGCGTTTCTCGTGCTGCATGGCGTGCACCATCTCGGCATGAACGAGCCGCGGCTCGTGGCTTTTGCGTCGGCGATCGCGTCGTGCGGCCTGCGCGTGCTGACGCCGGAGCTGCCCGACATCAAGGACTATCACGTCGGTGCGAACTCGATTGAGACGATCGGTGAAACGGCGAAGTGGCTTTCGCAGCAGAGCGGCGGCCGACCGGTTTCGGTGATGGGGTTGAGCTTCTCGGGCGGTCTTTCGTTGCTCGCAGCGGCCGACCCGGCGTATCGGCCGAGCATCAAGTTCGTCGTCGCCGTAGGCTCGCAGGATGCGATGTCGCGCGTGGCTTCGTATTACCGCACCGGCGAAGATACGATGCCGGACGGCAAGACTGAGCTGCTGCCGCCGCATGAGTACGGCGCATTGGTGCTCGAGTACGAGCATGTGGAGGACTTTGTCCCCGCGCAAGACCATGAAGCCATGCGCCGGCTGCTGCGCGCGCATTTGTACGAAGACCATGATGCGGAGAACGCCGCGCTCGCGCAGATGAGCGACGCGCAGCGTGCCGAGGCGAAGCAGTTGCTCGACACGACCTCACCGGACACGCGACGGATGCTGACGCAGGCCGAGCTGAAGCATGTGCTGGAGATGGCCGGCGTCAGTCCGGACGGGCACCTGAAGACGCTGATGACGCCTGTGTATCTGCTACACGGCGAAGGCGACAACATCATCCCCGCGGCGGAGACGCAGTGGATGGCCTCGGAGCTTCCGAGCGAGTCCTTGCGCGCCGTGCTGATCTCGCCGGTGCTTTCGCACCTGGATTTGGATGGACACGCGCCCAGCGCAGGCGACCGCTTGCGGCTGGTGCATTTCTTCGGCATGATTCTTGCCGATGCGGAGGAAGAGTGA
- a CDS encoding vitamin K epoxide reductase family protein, with product MTALRFLRFLVALIALGGMVDSFLALRIHKQDPSMAPPCAVSEKWDCGSVNHSRYAVFPAQSLEEDPATSKAVHVPVATLGIIGYAAIAVLALFAPFWLTLQVAEIGFGGAAVLSYLEAFVIQKWCIYCVWSQSLIAAIVALCLVGTWMQWRMRKRFVVA from the coding sequence ATGACAGCTTTGCGCTTCCTGCGTTTTCTCGTCGCGTTGATCGCCCTGGGCGGCATGGTGGATTCCTTCCTCGCGCTGCGCATTCATAAGCAGGACCCGTCGATGGCGCCGCCCTGTGCGGTGAGCGAAAAGTGGGACTGCGGCTCGGTGAACCACTCACGCTATGCGGTCTTCCCTGCGCAGTCGCTCGAAGAAGATCCGGCTACGAGCAAAGCGGTGCACGTTCCGGTGGCAACGCTCGGCATCATCGGCTACGCAGCCATCGCGGTGCTGGCGCTCTTTGCTCCGTTCTGGTTGACGCTGCAGGTGGCGGAGATCGGCTTTGGCGGCGCAGCGGTGCTCAGCTACCTGGAGGCCTTCGTCATTCAGAAGTGGTGCATCTACTGCGTGTGGTCGCAGAGTCTGATCGCGGCGATTGTTGCGCTGTGCCTCGTGGGCACGTGGATGCAGTGGCGCATGCGCAAGCGTTTCGTTGTCGCCTAG
- a CDS encoding M3 family metallopeptidase: MEAIQDTLHLWANEANADAAKAWVEHHLSAARELVAALTAETAPRTVANTLERYDRACWHLRMAGSQAHVMFMVHPLAAVRDAAQELSQVVSAEGVALSLNRDVYDALAAVDVSQEDERTRFFADRALLGYRLAGVDRDEAIRIRIGEISEKSTMLAMQFSRAVQDDVRTINVIDPEQLRGLPADYLMRKGVLENDGKLTAEGPVTITTDPPDLSPVMSYAASRELRRELYLAYNGRGYPQNKQVLLDLLALRQELAEVLGFRSYADLATVDQMMGSAAKMREFLASVEAVARPTAQVEYAALEKFVAAQDAAALPLTLSDARFWEEQYRRAQYDFDSQSVRPYFPYEPVQQGILRTAGKFFAVRFERDLAARVWDPSVEAYSVFDEAEGADKTRIIGRIYLDMHPREGKSKWFSECSLVGGLLGTALPEASLVCNFPQPTAEDPGLMQYADVVTYFHEFGHLMHEVLGGARQRWASQSGIATEGDFVEVPSQMLEEFFEDPELLRTFAKHYETGEPIPYDAVARMTRAAAHGRGLSTLTQVMYATYSMETHDRRAAELDLDTLLRDGYDRFSRYEFVDGNRMYAAFTHLIGYTSNYYTYLFDKVIALEFFAQFPQGEIGGTTALKYRHEVLEPGGSKPAADLVKAFLGRETSMNALQAYIEKSVE; the protein is encoded by the coding sequence ATGGAAGCAATTCAAGACACGCTGCACCTCTGGGCCAACGAAGCGAATGCCGATGCCGCCAAGGCCTGGGTGGAGCATCATCTGAGCGCCGCGCGCGAGCTCGTCGCCGCGCTTACCGCGGAGACCGCGCCGCGCACGGTCGCCAACACGCTCGAGCGCTACGACCGCGCCTGCTGGCATCTGCGCATGGCCGGTTCGCAGGCGCATGTGATGTTCATGGTGCATCCGCTGGCCGCTGTGCGCGACGCCGCACAGGAGCTGTCGCAGGTCGTCTCCGCAGAAGGCGTCGCATTGTCGTTGAACCGCGATGTCTACGACGCGCTGGCGGCTGTTGACGTCTCGCAGGAGGACGAGCGCACGCGTTTCTTCGCCGACCGCGCTTTGCTTGGCTATCGTCTCGCCGGTGTCGACCGCGACGAGGCCATACGCATCAGGATCGGCGAGATCTCTGAGAAGTCCACGATGCTGGCGATGCAATTCAGCCGCGCCGTGCAGGACGACGTCCGCACCATCAACGTCATCGACCCCGAGCAACTGCGCGGCCTGCCCGCCGACTACCTCATGCGCAAGGGCGTCCTCGAAAACGACGGCAAGCTGACCGCCGAAGGCCCGGTGACGATCACGACCGATCCGCCTGATCTCTCGCCCGTCATGAGCTACGCTGCTTCGCGCGAGCTGCGTCGTGAGCTCTACCTCGCCTACAACGGTCGCGGCTATCCTCAGAACAAGCAGGTGCTGCTCGACCTGCTGGCGCTGCGTCAGGAGCTCGCCGAAGTCCTCGGCTTCCGCTCCTATGCCGACCTCGCCACCGTGGACCAGATGATGGGTTCGGCGGCGAAGATGCGCGAGTTCCTTGCCTCTGTCGAAGCTGTTGCGCGCCCTACGGCACAGGTGGAATACGCTGCGCTCGAGAAATTCGTTGCTGCGCAGGACGCCGCCGCGCTGCCGCTCACGCTCTCCGACGCACGCTTCTGGGAAGAGCAGTATCGCCGCGCGCAGTATGACTTCGACTCGCAGTCCGTGCGTCCGTACTTCCCCTACGAGCCGGTGCAGCAGGGCATCCTGCGCACCGCGGGCAAGTTCTTCGCCGTGCGTTTCGAGCGTGACCTCGCCGCCAGGGTCTGGGATCCGAGCGTCGAAGCCTACTCGGTCTTCGACGAAGCCGAAGGTGCGGACAAGACGCGGATCATCGGCCGCATCTACCTCGACATGCACCCGCGCGAAGGCAAGAGCAAGTGGTTCTCGGAGTGCTCGCTGGTCGGTGGCCTGCTTGGCACCGCGTTGCCCGAAGCTTCGCTCGTCTGCAACTTCCCACAGCCCACCGCGGAAGACCCCGGCCTGATGCAGTATGCCGACGTCGTCACCTACTTCCACGAGTTCGGTCACCTGATGCACGAAGTGCTCGGTGGCGCACGTCAGCGCTGGGCATCGCAGAGCGGCATCGCCACCGAGGGCGACTTTGTCGAAGTGCCCTCTCAGATGCTCGAAGAGTTCTTCGAAGATCCCGAGCTGCTACGAACCTTCGCGAAGCACTACGAGACCGGCGAGCCGATCCCGTATGACGCGGTCGCTCGCATGACGCGTGCCGCTGCACATGGTCGCGGGCTCTCCACCTTAACGCAGGTCATGTACGCGACCTACTCCATGGAGACGCACGATCGCCGCGCCGCAGAACTCGACCTCGACACGCTGTTGCGCGATGGCTATGACCGCTTCTCGCGCTACGAGTTCGTCGACGGTAACCGCATGTACGCCGCATTTACGCACCTCATCGGCTACACGTCGAACTACTACACCTACCTCTTCGACAAGGTGATCGCGCTCGAGTTCTTTGCACAGTTCCCGCAGGGCGAGATCGGCGGCACGACGGCGTTGAAGTATCGCCACGAGGTGTTGGAGCCCGGCGGCTCGAAGCCCGCAGCCGATCTGGTGAAGGCGTTCCTTGGTCGCGAAACCAGCATGAACGCGTTGCAGGCGTATATCGAGAAGTCCGTCGAATAA
- the aroE gene encoding shikimate dehydrogenase, with the protein MSTETQIASHLLRSRLGKLCVALTGATADEILQKANVAVAETSLLEFRLDYLPKPAAALPAMKAWLETHGADVVVATCRCKDFGGKFTGSPSQAFDILMKAGQAGFQIIDLELEAAEKLPKDAVSRLRSTGATVMISHHDFKRTTDLDALYKRMAVYEPDFMKVVPTAQKLSDNIAMLRFLDSAQDKGSVPVIGICMGEAGILSRVLGLRSGSAFTFAAAVADEATAPGQIAARTLIETYRVELIDKATKVFGVAGNPVSASMSPLMLNTAFRRETVNAVYMALLATDVDDLFKVMREVPIHGLSVTMPLKQDVIKHLERTDALSQKIGAVNTIARMPDGKFYGFNTDVAGIVGPLERRLQLRGAKVLVLGAGGAARAAVFGCADKGAEVSILNRTPETAAKLARQSGAKVIKREQLAKMSFDVIINCTPAGMLGNKLTNVLKPEELNARLFFDTVYNPIDTPLLKMARAKGLPVITGVEMFVTQGARQFEIWTGKPAPTEEMLRVIVHALRQGHETAEGGIDPTASATKVMTASVAAEKAAAAPPPATLAPVVASAPAKGTAKKVEAPKVAAKPAAPVAKVATKKPEPAPVKAAGKVVAPIKIAAKAKPAPAKVVAKKAPAKVAVKAAPKPALKKAVPAKKAPAKKVVAKTAAPAKKAVAKKTGKR; encoded by the coding sequence ATGAGCACAGAGACACAAATCGCCTCCCACCTTCTGCGTTCGCGCCTGGGCAAGTTGTGCGTCGCCTTGACGGGCGCTACCGCCGACGAAATCCTGCAAAAAGCCAACGTGGCCGTAGCCGAAACCAGCCTGCTGGAGTTCCGGCTGGATTATCTGCCGAAGCCCGCCGCTGCCCTGCCCGCGATGAAGGCGTGGCTGGAGACGCACGGAGCGGATGTCGTCGTTGCCACCTGCCGATGTAAGGATTTTGGCGGTAAGTTTACCGGTTCGCCGAGCCAGGCCTTCGACATCCTGATGAAGGCTGGCCAGGCTGGCTTCCAGATCATCGATCTCGAACTGGAGGCCGCCGAGAAACTGCCGAAGGACGCCGTGAGCAGGCTGCGCTCCACCGGGGCGACGGTGATGATCAGTCACCACGACTTCAAGCGCACGACCGACCTCGATGCGCTCTACAAGCGCATGGCCGTCTACGAGCCCGACTTTATGAAGGTCGTGCCGACGGCGCAGAAGCTTTCCGACAACATCGCCATGCTGCGCTTCCTCGACAGCGCGCAGGACAAGGGTTCGGTGCCGGTGATCGGTATCTGCATGGGCGAAGCAGGCATCCTGTCGCGCGTGCTGGGTCTGCGCTCCGGCTCGGCGTTTACCTTCGCTGCCGCGGTAGCCGATGAAGCGACCGCACCCGGCCAGATTGCCGCGCGCACGCTGATCGAGACCTACCGCGTTGAGCTGATCGATAAGGCCACCAAGGTTTTCGGCGTGGCGGGCAATCCCGTCAGCGCGTCGATGTCGCCGCTGATGCTCAACACCGCTTTCCGCCGCGAGACCGTGAACGCCGTGTATATGGCGCTGCTCGCGACCGATGTGGATGACCTCTTCAAGGTGATGCGCGAGGTGCCGATCCACGGCCTGAGCGTGACGATGCCTCTGAAGCAGGATGTGATCAAGCACCTGGAACGCACCGATGCCCTGAGCCAGAAGATCGGCGCGGTGAATACGATCGCGCGGATGCCGGACGGCAAGTTCTACGGTTTCAACACGGATGTCGCCGGCATTGTCGGCCCGCTGGAGCGTCGTCTGCAGCTGCGCGGGGCGAAGGTGCTGGTGCTCGGCGCCGGTGGCGCAGCACGTGCTGCAGTCTTTGGCTGCGCGGACAAGGGTGCGGAGGTCTCCATCCTGAACCGCACGCCGGAGACGGCGGCAAAGCTGGCCCGTCAGTCGGGTGCGAAGGTCATCAAGCGCGAGCAGCTGGCGAAGATGAGCTTCGACGTCATCATCAACTGCACGCCCGCGGGCATGCTCGGCAACAAGCTGACAAACGTGCTGAAGCCGGAAGAGTTGAACGCTCGGTTGTTCTTCGACACGGTCTACAACCCGATCGACACGCCGTTGCTGAAGATGGCGCGCGCGAAGGGTCTGCCCGTGATCACCGGCGTGGAGATGTTTGTCACGCAGGGTGCGCGCCAGTTCGAGATCTGGACGGGCAAGCCTGCGCCGACCGAAGAAATGCTGCGTGTGATCGTTCATGCGTTGCGCCAGGGCCACGAAACGGCGGAGGGCGGCATCGATCCGACGGCTTCGGCGACCAAGGTGATGACGGCGAGCGTAGCTGCGGAGAAGGCTGCCGCTGCGCCGCCCCCAGCGACCCTTGCGCCGGTCGTGGCGTCTGCTCCTGCGAAGGGTACAGCGAAGAAGGTGGAAGCGCCGAAGGTCGCGGCGAAGCCTGCTGCGCCTGTGGCGAAGGTTGCCACGAAGAAGCCTGAACCGGCTCCGGTGAAAGCTGCCGGGAAAGTGGTTGCGCCTATCAAGATCGCGGCCAAGGCCAAGCCGGCGCCCGCGAAAGTTGTCGCCAAGAAGGCTCCCGCCAAGGTCGCGGTGAAGGCTGCACCAAAGCCCGCATTGAAGAAGGCCGTGCCTGCCAAGAAGGCCCCGGCGAAGAAAGTCGTAGCGAAGACCGCAGCCCCGGCCAAGAAAGCTGTCGCGAAGAAAACGGGTAAGCGGTAA
- the pgeF gene encoding peptidoglycan editing factor PgeF, whose product MTDSANIAADIECVPGWEKFPWLRAGFSTRLRGVSTVYNSHGIGELNLGWTATDTQEAVEENRRRFLAAVNDGSVAELVTIGQTHTDVTQIVRAGHGKLSTDTGRATLEGDGLATALPGLMLGVQTADCTPVLVADVEKRVVAAFHAGWRGTAARIVEQGIALLVQEYSSRPEDMIAAIGPAIGACCYVVGQDLRDQFDEQFPYAGDLFREIDGIPAPQFHLDLHEANRRQLLDAGLMPQQITVLGECTACTRTPTGQRKYFSHRDEKGFTGRMISAIGITG is encoded by the coding sequence GTGACTGACTCCGCGAACATCGCTGCTGACATCGAATGTGTCCCCGGCTGGGAGAAGTTTCCCTGGCTGCGCGCTGGCTTCTCGACCCGCCTGCGAGGCGTTTCTACTGTCTACAACTCACACGGCATCGGCGAGCTCAACCTCGGCTGGACCGCCACCGACACGCAGGAAGCGGTCGAAGAGAATCGCCGCCGCTTTCTGGCTGCGGTGAACGATGGCAGCGTCGCGGAACTCGTTACCATCGGCCAGACGCATACGGACGTTACGCAGATCGTCCGCGCTGGGCATGGCAAGCTGTCCACGGACACCGGACGTGCCACGCTCGAGGGCGACGGCCTGGCAACCGCGCTGCCGGGGCTGATGCTCGGCGTACAAACCGCCGATTGCACGCCGGTGCTCGTCGCGGATGTCGAGAAGCGCGTGGTGGCGGCCTTCCACGCCGGCTGGCGCGGCACGGCGGCACGCATTGTGGAGCAGGGGATCGCTCTCCTGGTGCAGGAATACAGTTCCCGGCCGGAGGATATGATCGCGGCGATCGGCCCGGCGATCGGAGCTTGCTGCTACGTCGTCGGCCAGGACCTCAGAGACCAATTCGACGAGCAGTTCCCCTATGCGGGCGATCTCTTCCGCGAGATCGATGGCATACCCGCGCCGCAGTTTCATCTCGATCTGCACGAGGCCAACCGCCGACAGCTACTCGACGCCGGTCTCATGCCGCAACAGATCACCGTTCTCGGCGAGTGCACCGCCTGTACGAGAACGCCAACGGGCCAGCGGAAGTACTTCTCCCATCGCGACGAAAAGGGCTTCACCGGTCGCATGATCTCGGCGATCGGGATTACGGGATGA
- a CDS encoding ABC transporter ATP-binding protein, producing MTPAISAQGLTRTFQNFTAVDHIDLEVAPGQFFGFLGPNGAGKSTTIKMLTGLLGPTSGSIRIMGNDLFANPLEVKRQIGVVPEGMALFGKLTATEYLEFVGQMYGLDRQTTRQRAAELLEFMDLANEPKKLLADYSHGMGKKLALAAAVIHGPKVLFLDEPFEGVDAVAAGTLKSMLQGMIGRGATIFLTSHVLEIVERLCSHIAIIDKGHIVANGSLEELRAGVQAKLQTEQGAQTERLTLEQIFLNVVGKDSAEHTAHEGELSWLS from the coding sequence ATGACGCCAGCCATCTCTGCTCAGGGCCTAACGCGCACCTTCCAGAACTTCACCGCTGTAGACCACATCGACCTTGAAGTTGCACCGGGCCAGTTCTTCGGCTTCCTCGGCCCGAACGGTGCGGGCAAGTCGACGACGATCAAGATGCTGACCGGCCTGCTCGGCCCGACGTCTGGCTCCATTCGCATCATGGGCAACGATCTCTTCGCGAACCCGCTCGAGGTGAAGCGGCAGATCGGTGTCGTGCCGGAGGGCATGGCGCTCTTCGGCAAACTTACCGCGACGGAGTATCTGGAGTTCGTGGGGCAGATGTATGGGCTCGACCGCCAAACCACGCGCCAGCGCGCAGCGGAGCTGCTGGAGTTCATGGACCTTGCCAACGAGCCGAAGAAGCTGCTGGCGGACTACTCGCACGGTATGGGCAAGAAGCTCGCTCTCGCTGCGGCGGTGATCCACGGGCCAAAGGTGCTCTTTCTCGACGAACCGTTTGAGGGCGTCGATGCCGTCGCCGCTGGCACGCTGAAGTCGATGCTGCAGGGCATGATCGGACGCGGTGCCACGATCTTCCTCACCTCCCATGTGCTCGAGATCGTAGAGCGCCTGTGCTCGCACATCGCCATCATCGACAAGGGCCATATTGTGGCCAATGGATCACTGGAAGAGCTGCGCGCAGGCGTGCAGGCCAAGCTGCAGACCGAGCAGGGCGCGCAGACTGAGCGACTGACGCTGGAGCAGATATTCCTGAACGTGGTGGGCAAGGACAGCGCCGAGCATACGGCACATGAAGGCGAGCTGTCATGGCTGAGCTAA